In Plectropomus leopardus isolate mb chromosome 20, YSFRI_Pleo_2.0, whole genome shotgun sequence, one DNA window encodes the following:
- the tnca gene encoding tenascin isoform X2 yields the protein MGIRGVLGCLLLTALLSVSNAGLVKKILRHRRQTLESPKDKNITLPNADRPVVFNHVYNINVPASSLCSVDLDAPESTKLLPKDAAVPSGHHITEHTLDGENQIVFTHRINIPRQACGCSDDLPGLKDLMSRLEMLEGEVSALRDQCTTDGSCCSAQVTGAVGTKPYCNGHGNYSTDTCGCVCEPGWKGPNCSEPECPNKCQGQGRCVDGKCECFEGFTGKDCMFKVCPVDCGANGQCVGGVCICSDGFFGKDCSQTKCLNNCLGRGHCEDGDCVCDEPWTGSDCSELICPKDCYDRGRCENGTCYCDEGYTGEDCGERTCTNNCHGNGFCVDGKCVCAAGFSGEDCSRLTCLNDCNGRGTCFNGMCICDPGYQGADCSQLACLNNCNNRGQCINGQCDCDVGFQGEDCSELSCPNSCQQRGRCVNGQCVCEEGFAGEDCSVRTCPSNCYGRGECVAGRCVCHAGFTGEDCAELSCPNNCQNRGRCIDGQCVCDEGFSGEDCSQKACPNDCLARGHCVNGKCICQEGYSGEDCSVQACPGNCNNRGRCINGRCVCETGYEGESCAELSCLNNCQDKGRCVDGQCVCDEGYIGEDCSEVSPPKDLTVGEVTTDTVDLSWNNEMLVTEYLVTYVPTQPGGLQMEFTVTGDKTAATVRELEPGLEYLIKVYAVLSNKKSVPVSARVATALPQPEGLKFKSVRETSVEVEWDQLDISFVGWEIYFRNTKEENGKVVTTLPPSQNQFLQSGLGPGQEYEVSLNIIKNNTRGPPTSKKVTTKIDGPRQVEVKDVTDSSALVGWSQPVIPMDKITIFYGPTSNPSDKTSVEISPPDKQYSIDGLRPDTEYKVTLISRSGELTSDPATTTFTTALDAPKDLQAVSQTDDSITLEWTNSEADVSSYRVKYSPISGATHGEEVFPRGPGATTEATITGLKPGTEYGIGVTAVKNERESLPATTNAATDIDPPRDFEEVESTETSLTLRWKKPRAKVGAYRLAYVARDGQAEEVEVPAAATSYVLSNLTPGMSYTLTLAAERGLKRSAPVTLSASTAAELNPMVVSLTISDITWDGFTASWSPIGGDFDSFVIEVTNLENLEESQNLSLSGDALSLGISGLSPNTSYMVGLFGMYQGSVLEPVYTDATTAPLPKVENLTISNITPYGFRVSWEVKQQQQQQEELSPSSGGFSRFHIVVTDSGWLLEPQEFTVPGNQSHLDIWGLITGIGYEVRLTGVSESGLLSRPLTTVAVTEAEPEVEHLFVSDITPDGFRLSWTADEDLFDRYVIKIRDSKRLAHPQEYNVRGDERTKVLNGLMSGTEYEIELYGVTLDQRSQPITGVAQTGLSTPRGLSFSDVTESSAVVHWSMPRSPVDNYRITYVPFEGGSPMILTVDGSVFEALLPNMTPGKLYHVTVSAVKGLEESDPSTDTVITALDRPQGLTAVNVTDTSALLLWQPSVATVEGYTITYSGDSVSPVVETVSGNTVEFEMGSLVPGTHYKVGVHAVKEAQKSDSAVTEFTTDVDPPRDLTAINIQTDSATLTWKPPQAAVTGYTLTFSSADGVIREVVLSPTASSYSMAQLTGSTEYDVKLQAIAGPQRSRHVTTVFTTIGQLYRRPKDCAQILLNGETTSGLYTIYVGGEESQPIQVYCDMTTDGGGWLVFLRRQNGKLEFFRNWKNYTAGFGNVNDEFWLGLSNLHKITNSGHYELRVDLRDQGESAYAQYDKITIAEPRTRYKIYIGTYSGTAGDSMTYHQGRPFSTYDNDNDIAVTNCALSYKGAFWYKNCHRVNLMGKYGDNSHSKGINWFHWKGHEHSIEFAEMKIRPANFRNFESRKKRS from the exons ATGGGTATACGAGGCGTTCTGGGCTGCCTCCTGCTGACTGCTTTGCTCAGCGTATCAAATGCTGGGCTCGTGAAGAAAATCCTACGGCACCGACGACAGACTCTGGAGTCCCCTAAAGACAAGAATATCACCTTACCGAACGCGGACCGTCCTGTGGTTTTCAACCACGTCTATAACATCAATGTTCCTGCCAGTTCCCTGTGCTCGGTGGACTTGGATGCTCCAGAGAGCACGAAACTCCTTCCCAAAGATGCAGCAGTCCCTTCAGGCCATCACATCACTGAGCACACCCTCGATGGGGAGAACCAGATCGTCTTCACCCACCGCATCAACATACCTCGACAGGCCTGTGGTTGTAGCGACGACCTGCCGGGCCTCAAAGACCTCATGAGCCGGCTGGAGATGCTCGAGGGAGAGGTTTCAGCATTGAGAGATCAGTGCACCACTGATGGATCCTGCTGCAGTGCCCAGGTCACAG GTGCCGTGGGAACCAAACCTTACTGCAACGGTCATGGAAACTATAGCACTGACACCTGTGGCTGCGTGTGTGAGCCTGGCTGGAAGGGACCCAACTGCTCTGAACCTGAGTGTCCCAATAAGTGTCAGGGACAAGGACGCTGCGTTGATGGAAAGTGTGAGTGCTTCGAGGGCTTCACCGGAAAAGATTGCATGTTCAAGGTCTGCCCTGTGGACTGCGGAGCAAATGGCCAGTGTGTGGGTGGAGTGTGCATCTGCTCTGATGGTTTCTTCGGTAAAGACTGCTCTCAAACCAAGTGCCTCAACAACTGCCTGGGCCGCGGACACTGTGAAGACGGAGACTGCGTGTGTGATGAACCCTGGACTGGCTCCGACTGCTCTGAGCTCATCTGCCCCAAAGACTGCTACGACCGTGGACGCTGTGAGAACGGCACCTGCTACTGTGATGAGGGGTACACGGGGGAGGACTGTGGCGAACGCACCTGCACCAACAACTGCCATGGTAACGGTTTCTGTGTGGATGGCAAATGTGTCTGCGCCGCTGGTTTCAGCGGAGAGGACTGCTCTCGGCTCACGTGCCTCAACGACTGTAACGGCAGAGGTACGTGCTTCAACGGGATGTGTATCTGCGATCCAGGCTACCAAGGCGCAGACTGCAGCCAGTTAGCGTGTCTGAACAACTGTAACAATCGAGGCCAGTGTATAAACGGACAGTGTGACTGTGATGTCGGTTTCCAGGGAGAGGATTGCTCTGAGCTCTCCTGTCCAAACAGCTGCCAACAGAGGGGACGCTGTGTTAACGGCCAGTGTGTGTGCGAAGAAGGCTTTGCTGGTGAGGACTGCAGCGTCAGGACCTGTCCCTCAAACTGCTATGGTCGTGGCGAGTGTGTTGCTGGACGTTGTGTGTGTCATGCAGGCTTCACCGGTGAGGACTGTGCCGAACTGAGCTGCCCCAACAACTGTCAAAACCGCGGCCGGTGCATTGATggacagtgtgtttgtgatgaaGGTTTCTCCGGGGAGGACTGCAGTCAAAAAGCTTGTCCCAATGACTGCCTAGCCCGGGGTCACTGCGTCAACGGCAAGTGCATCTGTCAGGAAGGCTACTCGGGAGAGGACTGCTCTGTGCAGGCCTGTCCAGGTAACTGCAACAACAGGGGGCGCTGCATCAATGGAAGGTGCGTGTGTGAGACTGGATATGAAGGGGAAAGCTGTGCGGAGCTGAGCTGCCTCAACAACTGCCAGGACAAAGGACGCTGTGTGGACGGTCAGTGCGTCTGTGATGAGGGATACATTGGAGAAGACTGCTCAGAAG tgtctCCTCCAAAGGACCTTACTGTCGGCGAGGTCACCACTGACACAGTGGACCTTAGCTGGAACAACGAGATGTTGGTGACCGAGTACCTTGTGACGTATGTACCCACCCAACCAGGTGGTCTTCAAATGGAGTTCACGGTGACAGGAGACAAAACTGCTGCCACCGTCAGAGAGCTTGAACCTGGCCTTGAGTACCTGATCAAGGTCTATGCGGTTCTGAGCAACAAGAAGAGTGTTCCTGTCAGCGCCAGGGTGGCCACAG CGCTTCCACAGCCAGAGGGGTTAAAGTTCAAATCAGTGAGAGAGACCTCAGTGGAGGTGGAGTGGGACCAGCTGGACATCTCCTTTGTTGGCTGGGAGATCTATTTCCGCAACACG aaagaagaaaatggaaaagtgGTGACCACCCTTCCACCTTCTCAGAATCAATTCCTCCAGTCAGGCCTTGGACCCGGACAGGAGTATGAAGTCTCTCTTAACATAATCAAGAACAACACCCGAGGACCCCCAACATCCAAAAAAGTCACTACGA AGATTGATGGCCCCCGGCAGGTAGAGGTGAAGGACGTGacagactcctcagctctggtCGGCTGGTCTCAGCCGGTGATTCCCATGGACAAAATCACCATATTTTACGGGCCCACCTCCAACCCCTCAGATAAAACCAGTGTGGAGATTTCCCCTCCAGACAAGCAGTACAGCATCGACGGGCTGAGGCCAGACACTGAGTACAAGGTGACGCTTATCTCCAGGAGCGGAGAACTCACCAGTGACCCCGCCACCACCACATTCACTACAG CCCTGGACGCCCCCAAGGACCTGCAGGCAGTGTCCCAGACTGACGACAGCATCACTCTAGAGTGGACCAACAGTGAGGCCGATGTCAGCAGCTATCGGGTGAAATACAGTCCCATCTCTGGAGCGACTCATGGTGAGGAGGTGTTCCCACGAGGACCAGGAGCCACCACAGAAGCTACAATCACAG GACTAAAGCCAGGGACAGAGTACGGGATCGGTGTGACCGCTGTGaagaacgagagagagagcCTCCCCGCTACTACAAATGCAGCAACTG ATATCGATCCTCCCAGAGATTTCGAAGAAGTGGAGTCCACAGAGACCTCCCTCACACTGAGGTGGAAGAAACCTCGGGCCAAGGTTGGCGCCTACAGGCTGGCATACGTCGCCAGAGATGGGCAAGCCGAGGAGGTGGAGGTCCCAGCCGCGGCCACCAGCTACGTCCTGTCCAACCTGACCCCTGGAATGAGCTACACCCTGACTCTGGCTGCAGAGAGGGGACTCAAGAGGAGCGCACCTGTCACCTTATCGGCATCTACAG CAGCGGAGCTGAATCCCATGGTGGTGAGCCTCACCATCTCTGACATTACATGGGACGGCTTCACTGCGTCCTGGAGCCCCATCGGTGGGGATTTTGACAGCTTTGTCATTGAGGTAACAAACTTGGAGAATCTGGAAGAGAGCCAGAACCTCAGTCTGTCTGGAGACGCTCTCAGCCTGGGCATCTCTGGGCTCAGTCCCAACACCAGCTACATGGTTGGCCTGTTTGGGATGTATCAGGGCTCCGTCCTTGAGCCCGTGTACACTGACGCCACTACAG CTCCTTTGCCCAAAGTGGAAAACTTGACCATATCCAACATTACCCCCTACGGCTTCCGTGTGTCGTGGgaggtgaagcagcagcagcaacagcaggagGAATTATCCCCCTCTAGTGGCGGCTTCAGCCGTTTTCACATAGTGGTGACAGACTCTGGCTGGCTGCTGGAGCCTCAGGAGTTCACTGTGCCAGGAAACCAAAGTCACCTGGACATCTGGGGCCTCATCACCGGCATAGGCTATGAGGTCAGGCTGACGGGGGTGTCAGAGTCAGGGCTTCTCTCTCGGCCTCTCACTACAGTGGCTGTGACAG AGGCTGAGCCGGAAGTGGAGCATCTCTTTGTCTCGGACATCACACCTGATGGTTTCCGTCTCTCGTGGACGGCTGATGAAGACTTGTTTGATAGATATGTGATTAAAATCAGAGACAGCAAAAGGTTAGCCCACCCTCAGGAGTACAACGTCCGTGGTGATGAACGGACCAAGGTTTTAAATGGCCTCATGAGCGGCACCGAGTATGAAATCGAGCTTTACGGTGTCACATTGGACCAACGCTCCCAACCTATTACTGGGGTTGCTCAGACAG GCCTGAGCACTCCGAGAGGACTCAGCTTCTCTGATGTGACCGAATCCTCGGCTGTTGTTCACTGGTCCATGCCTCGCTCTCCTGTGGATAACTACCGAATCACCTATGTTCCCTTTGAGGGAG GAAGTCCAATGATACTGACTGTGGACGGCAGCGTGTTTGAAGCTTTGCTGCCCAATATGACCCCTGGCAAGCTTTACCATGTGACTGTGAGTGCTGTGAAGGGTCTGGAGGAAAGTGACCCCAGCACTGACACTGTAATCACAG CTCTGGACAGACCTCAGGGTCTGACTGCAGTTAATGTCACAGACACCTCAGCCCTGTTGCTGTGGCAACCATCTGTGGCCACCGTTGAAGGCTACACCATCACTTACAGCGGTGATTCAG TGTCCCCAGTGGTGGAGACTGTTTCTGGGAACACGGTGGAGTTTGAGATGGGCTCCCTGGTTCCAGGAACCCACTACAAAGTTGGAGTACATGCTGTGAAGGAAGCTCAAAAGAGTGACTCTGCTGTGACTGAATTCACCACCG atgtgGATCCTCCACGTGATCTGACAGCCATTAACATTCAAACTGACAGTGCGACTCTCACATGGAAACCTCCGCAGGCCGCTGTGACGGGCTACACACTCACCTTCTCCTCTGCTGATGGTGTAATCAGG GAAGTTGTGCTGAGCCCGACAGCGTCCTCTTACAGCATGGCTCAGCTAACCGGCTCCACAGAGTACGATGTCAAACTGCAGGCCATCGCTGGACCTCAGAGGAGCCGTCACGTGACCACCGTCTTCACCACCA TTGGACAACTGTACAGACGGCCCAAGGACTGTGCTCAGATTTTACTGAACGGAGAGACAACCTCCGGGCTGTACACCATCTACGTGGGCGGAGAGGAGAGCCAGCCCATCCAGGTTTACTGTGACATGACCACAGATGGTGGAGGATGGCTG GTTTTCCTCAGACGCCAGAATGGAAAGCTGGAGTTCTTCAGGAACTGGAAGAACTACACTGCTGGATTCGGCAACGTGAATGATGAGTTCTGGCTGG GTCTTTCCAACCttcataaaatcacaaattctGGTCATTATGAGCTGCGAGTGGACCTAAGGGACCAGGGGGAGTCAGCCTACGCTCAATATGACAAGATCACGATCGCAGAGCCAAGAACACGCTATAAAATCTACATAGGAACGTACAGTGGAACAGCAG GTGACTCAATGACGTACCATCAGGGTCGACCTTTCTCCACCTATGACAACGATAACGATATTGCCGTCACCAACTGCGCCTTGTCCTacaaaggtgccttttggtatAAAAACTGTCATCGTGTCAACCTCATGGGGAAATACGGTGACAACAGTCACAGTAAG ggaaTCAACTGGTTCCACTGGAAGGGCCACGAACACTCAATTGAATTTGCAGAGATGAAGATTAGGCCAGCCAACTTCAGAAACTTTGAGAGCAGAAAAAAGCGATCGTAG
- the tnca gene encoding tenascin isoform X3, protein MGIRGVLGCLLLTALLSVSNAGLVKKILRHRRQTLESPKDKNITLPNADRPVVFNHVYNINVPASSLCSVDLDAPESTKLLPKDAAVPSGHHITEHTLDGENQIVFTHRINIPRQACGCSDDLPGLKDLMSRLEMLEGEVSALRDQCTTDGSCCSAQVTGAVGTKPYCNGHGNYSTDTCGCVCEPGWKGPNCSEPECPNKCQGQGRCVDGKCECFEGFTGKDCMFKVCPVDCGANGQCVGGVCICSDGFFGKDCSQTKCLNNCLGRGHCEDGDCVCDEPWTGSDCSELICPKDCYDRGRCENGTCYCDEGYTGEDCGERTCTNNCHGNGFCVDGKCVCAAGFSGEDCSRLTCLNDCNGRGTCFNGMCICDPGYQGADCSQLACLNNCNNRGQCINGQCDCDVGFQGEDCSELSCPNSCQQRGRCVNGQCVCEEGFAGEDCSVRTCPSNCYGRGECVAGRCVCHAGFTGEDCAELSCPNNCQNRGRCIDGQCVCDEGFSGEDCSQKACPNDCLARGHCVNGKCICQEGYSGEDCSVQACPGNCNNRGRCINGRCVCETGYEGESCAELSCLNNCQDKGRCVDGQCVCDEGYIGEDCSEVSPPKDLTVGEVTTDTVDLSWNNEMLVTEYLVTYVPTQPGGLQMEFTVTGDKTAATVRELEPGLEYLIKVYAVLSNKKSVPVSARVATALPQPEGLKFKSVRETSVEVEWDQLDISFVGWEIYFRNTKEENGKVVTTLPPSQNQFLQSGLGPGQEYEVSLNIIKNNTRGPPTSKKVTTKIDGPRQVEVKDVTDSSALVGWSQPVIPMDKITIFYGPTSNPSDKTSVEISPPDKQYSIDGLRPDTEYKVTLISRSGELTSDPATTTFTTALDAPKDLQAVSQTDDSITLEWTNSEADVSSYRVKYSPISGATHGEEVFPRGPGATTEATITGLKPGTEYGIGVTAVKNERESLPATTNAATDIDPPRDFEEVESTETSLTLRWKKPRAKVGAYRLAYVARDGQAEEVEVPAAATSYVLSNLTPGMSYTLTLAAERGLKRSAPVTLSASTAAELNPMVVSLTISDITWDGFTASWSPIGGDFDSFVIEVTNLENLEESQNLSLSGDALSLGISGLSPNTSYMVGLFGMYQGSVLEPVYTDATTEAEPEVEHLFVSDITPDGFRLSWTADEDLFDRYVIKIRDSKRLAHPQEYNVRGDERTKVLNGLMSGTEYEIELYGVTLDQRSQPITGVAQTGLSTPRGLSFSDVTESSAVVHWSMPRSPVDNYRITYVPFEGGSPMILTVDGSVFEALLPNMTPGKLYHVTVSAVKGLEESDPSTDTVITALDRPQGLTAVNVTDTSALLLWQPSVATVEGYTITYSGDSVSPVVETVSGNTVEFEMGSLVPGTHYKVGVHAVKEAQKSDSAVTEFTTDVDPPRDLTAINIQTDSATLTWKPPQAAVTGYTLTFSSADGVIREVVLSPTASSYSMAQLTGSTEYDVKLQAIAGPQRSRHVTTVFTTIGQLYRRPKDCAQILLNGETTSGLYTIYVGGEESQPIQVYCDMTTDGGGWLVFLRRQNGKLEFFRNWKNYTAGFGNVNDEFWLGLSNLHKITNSGHYELRVDLRDQGESAYAQYDKITIAEPRTRYKIYIGTYSGTAGDSMTYHQGRPFSTYDNDNDIAVTNCALSYKGAFWYKNCHRVNLMGKYGDNSHSKGINWFHWKGHEHSIEFAEMKIRPANFRNFESRKKRS, encoded by the exons ATGGGTATACGAGGCGTTCTGGGCTGCCTCCTGCTGACTGCTTTGCTCAGCGTATCAAATGCTGGGCTCGTGAAGAAAATCCTACGGCACCGACGACAGACTCTGGAGTCCCCTAAAGACAAGAATATCACCTTACCGAACGCGGACCGTCCTGTGGTTTTCAACCACGTCTATAACATCAATGTTCCTGCCAGTTCCCTGTGCTCGGTGGACTTGGATGCTCCAGAGAGCACGAAACTCCTTCCCAAAGATGCAGCAGTCCCTTCAGGCCATCACATCACTGAGCACACCCTCGATGGGGAGAACCAGATCGTCTTCACCCACCGCATCAACATACCTCGACAGGCCTGTGGTTGTAGCGACGACCTGCCGGGCCTCAAAGACCTCATGAGCCGGCTGGAGATGCTCGAGGGAGAGGTTTCAGCATTGAGAGATCAGTGCACCACTGATGGATCCTGCTGCAGTGCCCAGGTCACAG GTGCCGTGGGAACCAAACCTTACTGCAACGGTCATGGAAACTATAGCACTGACACCTGTGGCTGCGTGTGTGAGCCTGGCTGGAAGGGACCCAACTGCTCTGAACCTGAGTGTCCCAATAAGTGTCAGGGACAAGGACGCTGCGTTGATGGAAAGTGTGAGTGCTTCGAGGGCTTCACCGGAAAAGATTGCATGTTCAAGGTCTGCCCTGTGGACTGCGGAGCAAATGGCCAGTGTGTGGGTGGAGTGTGCATCTGCTCTGATGGTTTCTTCGGTAAAGACTGCTCTCAAACCAAGTGCCTCAACAACTGCCTGGGCCGCGGACACTGTGAAGACGGAGACTGCGTGTGTGATGAACCCTGGACTGGCTCCGACTGCTCTGAGCTCATCTGCCCCAAAGACTGCTACGACCGTGGACGCTGTGAGAACGGCACCTGCTACTGTGATGAGGGGTACACGGGGGAGGACTGTGGCGAACGCACCTGCACCAACAACTGCCATGGTAACGGTTTCTGTGTGGATGGCAAATGTGTCTGCGCCGCTGGTTTCAGCGGAGAGGACTGCTCTCGGCTCACGTGCCTCAACGACTGTAACGGCAGAGGTACGTGCTTCAACGGGATGTGTATCTGCGATCCAGGCTACCAAGGCGCAGACTGCAGCCAGTTAGCGTGTCTGAACAACTGTAACAATCGAGGCCAGTGTATAAACGGACAGTGTGACTGTGATGTCGGTTTCCAGGGAGAGGATTGCTCTGAGCTCTCCTGTCCAAACAGCTGCCAACAGAGGGGACGCTGTGTTAACGGCCAGTGTGTGTGCGAAGAAGGCTTTGCTGGTGAGGACTGCAGCGTCAGGACCTGTCCCTCAAACTGCTATGGTCGTGGCGAGTGTGTTGCTGGACGTTGTGTGTGTCATGCAGGCTTCACCGGTGAGGACTGTGCCGAACTGAGCTGCCCCAACAACTGTCAAAACCGCGGCCGGTGCATTGATggacagtgtgtttgtgatgaaGGTTTCTCCGGGGAGGACTGCAGTCAAAAAGCTTGTCCCAATGACTGCCTAGCCCGGGGTCACTGCGTCAACGGCAAGTGCATCTGTCAGGAAGGCTACTCGGGAGAGGACTGCTCTGTGCAGGCCTGTCCAGGTAACTGCAACAACAGGGGGCGCTGCATCAATGGAAGGTGCGTGTGTGAGACTGGATATGAAGGGGAAAGCTGTGCGGAGCTGAGCTGCCTCAACAACTGCCAGGACAAAGGACGCTGTGTGGACGGTCAGTGCGTCTGTGATGAGGGATACATTGGAGAAGACTGCTCAGAAG tgtctCCTCCAAAGGACCTTACTGTCGGCGAGGTCACCACTGACACAGTGGACCTTAGCTGGAACAACGAGATGTTGGTGACCGAGTACCTTGTGACGTATGTACCCACCCAACCAGGTGGTCTTCAAATGGAGTTCACGGTGACAGGAGACAAAACTGCTGCCACCGTCAGAGAGCTTGAACCTGGCCTTGAGTACCTGATCAAGGTCTATGCGGTTCTGAGCAACAAGAAGAGTGTTCCTGTCAGCGCCAGGGTGGCCACAG CGCTTCCACAGCCAGAGGGGTTAAAGTTCAAATCAGTGAGAGAGACCTCAGTGGAGGTGGAGTGGGACCAGCTGGACATCTCCTTTGTTGGCTGGGAGATCTATTTCCGCAACACG aaagaagaaaatggaaaagtgGTGACCACCCTTCCACCTTCTCAGAATCAATTCCTCCAGTCAGGCCTTGGACCCGGACAGGAGTATGAAGTCTCTCTTAACATAATCAAGAACAACACCCGAGGACCCCCAACATCCAAAAAAGTCACTACGA AGATTGATGGCCCCCGGCAGGTAGAGGTGAAGGACGTGacagactcctcagctctggtCGGCTGGTCTCAGCCGGTGATTCCCATGGACAAAATCACCATATTTTACGGGCCCACCTCCAACCCCTCAGATAAAACCAGTGTGGAGATTTCCCCTCCAGACAAGCAGTACAGCATCGACGGGCTGAGGCCAGACACTGAGTACAAGGTGACGCTTATCTCCAGGAGCGGAGAACTCACCAGTGACCCCGCCACCACCACATTCACTACAG CCCTGGACGCCCCCAAGGACCTGCAGGCAGTGTCCCAGACTGACGACAGCATCACTCTAGAGTGGACCAACAGTGAGGCCGATGTCAGCAGCTATCGGGTGAAATACAGTCCCATCTCTGGAGCGACTCATGGTGAGGAGGTGTTCCCACGAGGACCAGGAGCCACCACAGAAGCTACAATCACAG GACTAAAGCCAGGGACAGAGTACGGGATCGGTGTGACCGCTGTGaagaacgagagagagagcCTCCCCGCTACTACAAATGCAGCAACTG ATATCGATCCTCCCAGAGATTTCGAAGAAGTGGAGTCCACAGAGACCTCCCTCACACTGAGGTGGAAGAAACCTCGGGCCAAGGTTGGCGCCTACAGGCTGGCATACGTCGCCAGAGATGGGCAAGCCGAGGAGGTGGAGGTCCCAGCCGCGGCCACCAGCTACGTCCTGTCCAACCTGACCCCTGGAATGAGCTACACCCTGACTCTGGCTGCAGAGAGGGGACTCAAGAGGAGCGCACCTGTCACCTTATCGGCATCTACAG CAGCGGAGCTGAATCCCATGGTGGTGAGCCTCACCATCTCTGACATTACATGGGACGGCTTCACTGCGTCCTGGAGCCCCATCGGTGGGGATTTTGACAGCTTTGTCATTGAGGTAACAAACTTGGAGAATCTGGAAGAGAGCCAGAACCTCAGTCTGTCTGGAGACGCTCTCAGCCTGGGCATCTCTGGGCTCAGTCCCAACACCAGCTACATGGTTGGCCTGTTTGGGATGTATCAGGGCTCCGTCCTTGAGCCCGTGTACACTGACGCCACTACAG AGGCTGAGCCGGAAGTGGAGCATCTCTTTGTCTCGGACATCACACCTGATGGTTTCCGTCTCTCGTGGACGGCTGATGAAGACTTGTTTGATAGATATGTGATTAAAATCAGAGACAGCAAAAGGTTAGCCCACCCTCAGGAGTACAACGTCCGTGGTGATGAACGGACCAAGGTTTTAAATGGCCTCATGAGCGGCACCGAGTATGAAATCGAGCTTTACGGTGTCACATTGGACCAACGCTCCCAACCTATTACTGGGGTTGCTCAGACAG GCCTGAGCACTCCGAGAGGACTCAGCTTCTCTGATGTGACCGAATCCTCGGCTGTTGTTCACTGGTCCATGCCTCGCTCTCCTGTGGATAACTACCGAATCACCTATGTTCCCTTTGAGGGAG GAAGTCCAATGATACTGACTGTGGACGGCAGCGTGTTTGAAGCTTTGCTGCCCAATATGACCCCTGGCAAGCTTTACCATGTGACTGTGAGTGCTGTGAAGGGTCTGGAGGAAAGTGACCCCAGCACTGACACTGTAATCACAG CTCTGGACAGACCTCAGGGTCTGACTGCAGTTAATGTCACAGACACCTCAGCCCTGTTGCTGTGGCAACCATCTGTGGCCACCGTTGAAGGCTACACCATCACTTACAGCGGTGATTCAG TGTCCCCAGTGGTGGAGACTGTTTCTGGGAACACGGTGGAGTTTGAGATGGGCTCCCTGGTTCCAGGAACCCACTACAAAGTTGGAGTACATGCTGTGAAGGAAGCTCAAAAGAGTGACTCTGCTGTGACTGAATTCACCACCG atgtgGATCCTCCACGTGATCTGACAGCCATTAACATTCAAACTGACAGTGCGACTCTCACATGGAAACCTCCGCAGGCCGCTGTGACGGGCTACACACTCACCTTCTCCTCTGCTGATGGTGTAATCAGG GAAGTTGTGCTGAGCCCGACAGCGTCCTCTTACAGCATGGCTCAGCTAACCGGCTCCACAGAGTACGATGTCAAACTGCAGGCCATCGCTGGACCTCAGAGGAGCCGTCACGTGACCACCGTCTTCACCACCA TTGGACAACTGTACAGACGGCCCAAGGACTGTGCTCAGATTTTACTGAACGGAGAGACAACCTCCGGGCTGTACACCATCTACGTGGGCGGAGAGGAGAGCCAGCCCATCCAGGTTTACTGTGACATGACCACAGATGGTGGAGGATGGCTG GTTTTCCTCAGACGCCAGAATGGAAAGCTGGAGTTCTTCAGGAACTGGAAGAACTACACTGCTGGATTCGGCAACGTGAATGATGAGTTCTGGCTGG GTCTTTCCAACCttcataaaatcacaaattctGGTCATTATGAGCTGCGAGTGGACCTAAGGGACCAGGGGGAGTCAGCCTACGCTCAATATGACAAGATCACGATCGCAGAGCCAAGAACACGCTATAAAATCTACATAGGAACGTACAGTGGAACAGCAG GTGACTCAATGACGTACCATCAGGGTCGACCTTTCTCCACCTATGACAACGATAACGATATTGCCGTCACCAACTGCGCCTTGTCCTacaaaggtgccttttggtatAAAAACTGTCATCGTGTCAACCTCATGGGGAAATACGGTGACAACAGTCACAGTAAG ggaaTCAACTGGTTCCACTGGAAGGGCCACGAACACTCAATTGAATTTGCAGAGATGAAGATTAGGCCAGCCAACTTCAGAAACTTTGAGAGCAGAAAAAAGCGATCGTAG